One Arthrobacter sp. StoSoilB19 DNA window includes the following coding sequences:
- a CDS encoding glycosyltransferase, translating into MTRQSDARVVAIISAFHPPVDLSERVLELNKQVAHTVVVDDGSDISHSSTVLQKLEEIGCTVLRMPENSGIAAALNTGINLALQKWSPDFVLTLDQDSALDPGYIEAALNTFTAAKAEGIDPGLISAQSHNGLNVPLLTKKAHFPEAFDPLQSGALIPVSTLKAVGMMDERLFIDCVDSEFNLRVRSHGLATLIGKGCNMTHALGHAQPMMLFGWHVSVLGTKRHVHSHAPFRVYYITRNSIYLWRQYGARFPGWLLRRLRFQLESDIFRLLYGANRKGQLRALARGCLDGWLGRLGKIDPSFQQRISS; encoded by the coding sequence GTGACGCGCCAGAGTGACGCCAGAGTGGTGGCCATTATTTCCGCATTCCACCCGCCGGTGGACCTGTCCGAGAGAGTCCTGGAACTCAACAAGCAGGTGGCACACACCGTGGTTGTCGATGATGGCTCGGATATCAGCCATTCCAGCACCGTCCTGCAGAAGCTTGAAGAGATCGGCTGCACTGTGCTCCGGATGCCGGAAAATTCAGGAATTGCTGCCGCCCTGAACACCGGCATCAATCTGGCGCTTCAAAAGTGGTCCCCCGACTTCGTGTTGACCCTGGACCAGGACTCCGCGCTTGATCCCGGCTACATTGAAGCTGCGCTCAACACCTTCACGGCGGCGAAGGCCGAGGGAATAGATCCCGGACTTATCAGCGCCCAGTCGCACAATGGCCTAAACGTTCCCCTTCTCACCAAAAAAGCTCACTTTCCTGAAGCCTTCGATCCCCTCCAATCTGGAGCTCTGATACCTGTCTCAACCCTCAAAGCCGTGGGAATGATGGATGAAAGACTCTTCATCGATTGCGTGGACTCTGAATTCAATCTGCGCGTCCGGTCCCATGGCCTCGCCACCCTGATAGGAAAGGGCTGCAATATGACCCATGCCCTGGGGCATGCACAGCCGATGATGCTTTTCGGATGGCATGTGTCCGTTCTGGGCACCAAACGGCACGTCCACTCGCACGCGCCGTTCCGGGTGTACTACATAACCAGAAACAGCATTTACCTTTGGCGCCAATACGGTGCGCGATTCCCAGGCTGGCTCCTGCGACGGCTCAGATTCCAATTGGAAAGCGACATCTTTCGACTGCTGTATGGGGCAAACCGCAAGGGGCAACTCCGTGCTTTGGCCCGCGGCTGCCTCGACGGCTGGCTTGGACGGCTCGGAAAGATTGACCCCTCATTTCAGCAACGGATCAGCTCATGA
- a CDS encoding glycosyltransferase, whose protein sequence is MNAKAVKRVSVCMATYNGQDYLAEQISSILDQLSPEDELIVVDDASKDGTIDVVRSINDSRIILLPNQENMGYVSSFEKAIAASKGAYIMLSDQDDIWLPGRVEKLVDSLHTKAFAASNFTVFGGPANKLQKVQLKKADSGRWLSNLVTTWIGIRPYYGCTMAFRADAKRLILPFPTFLTETHDQWIAIVANINREMEHVESATVARRLHEQNTTPKSRRPISKIVRARIMLLRAFLVALRRKSQTT, encoded by the coding sequence ATGAATGCGAAAGCGGTAAAAAGGGTATCTGTCTGCATGGCAACATATAACGGACAGGATTACCTGGCGGAGCAGATATCGTCCATTCTCGACCAACTGTCGCCCGAGGACGAACTCATCGTCGTGGACGATGCCTCCAAAGATGGGACGATCGACGTCGTCCGCAGCATCAATGACTCCCGTATCATCCTCCTTCCCAACCAGGAAAACATGGGGTATGTTTCCAGCTTCGAGAAGGCAATCGCCGCGAGCAAAGGTGCCTACATCATGCTCTCGGACCAGGACGACATCTGGTTGCCGGGGCGCGTGGAAAAGCTGGTGGATTCACTGCACACCAAGGCCTTTGCGGCAAGCAACTTCACGGTGTTTGGCGGCCCCGCCAACAAGCTGCAGAAAGTGCAGTTGAAGAAGGCCGACAGTGGGCGTTGGCTATCGAACCTGGTTACCACGTGGATCGGCATCCGACCCTACTATGGCTGCACCATGGCCTTCCGCGCAGATGCCAAGCGTCTGATTCTTCCCTTTCCAACGTTTCTTACGGAAACCCACGACCAGTGGATAGCGATCGTGGCGAACATTAATCGTGAAATGGAACATGTGGAATCGGCCACTGTTGCACGCCGCCTGCATGAACAAAACACGACACCCAAATCGCGACGTCCCATCTCCAAAATCGTCCGAGCCAGGATTATGTTGCTCCGGGCGTTCCTCGTTGCCCTTCGTCGGAAGTCCCAGACAACATGA
- a CDS encoding glycosyltransferase, with translation MAAYEPDETMFARQLLSIQAQTHTAFVCLISADGNFERVQDIVSRTCGGDRRFKVLGYDDRLGFHHNFERALNAVPAEARWVALSDQDDYWYPEKLTTLLPYLEESALVTCQARVVSPEMSTTDLDPAKGTQTDRKNVGPADLVANNQVTGALCVFRREVLELALPFPSLAAPSQYHDHWIALCAMAGDGARVKDLVLQDYIQHGGNVVGESRQSLTGSIRNTFRFVRRYEGNASPISICRLIYKTGLGWRTLMARTLLQRLQSDGRSIPADLRGALEIYAAPKALRLIQLLALGWRRKNVPLMRVLEILLGVFVKPISSRNITN, from the coding sequence ATGGCCGCCTACGAGCCCGACGAAACCATGTTCGCTCGGCAGCTCTTGTCCATTCAAGCCCAGACTCACACCGCCTTTGTATGCCTCATATCGGCTGATGGCAATTTTGAGCGCGTCCAGGACATTGTCAGCCGGACCTGCGGAGGCGACAGGCGTTTCAAGGTGCTTGGATACGACGACAGGCTTGGGTTCCATCACAATTTTGAGCGTGCGCTCAATGCAGTTCCTGCGGAGGCACGCTGGGTAGCCCTCAGCGACCAGGATGACTACTGGTATCCGGAAAAGCTCACCACGCTGCTCCCCTACCTCGAGGAGTCAGCGCTTGTGACGTGTCAAGCCCGCGTCGTATCACCAGAGATGTCAACAACAGACCTGGACCCAGCCAAGGGTACTCAGACCGATCGGAAGAATGTAGGGCCGGCTGATCTTGTCGCCAACAACCAGGTTACAGGCGCACTCTGTGTGTTTCGCCGTGAAGTCCTTGAGTTGGCTTTGCCCTTCCCGTCGCTGGCCGCCCCTTCCCAGTATCACGACCATTGGATCGCTCTCTGCGCTATGGCCGGAGACGGCGCACGCGTGAAGGACCTGGTCCTCCAGGACTACATCCAGCACGGCGGCAACGTTGTGGGAGAATCCCGGCAGAGTCTTACGGGCTCGATACGTAACACGTTCCGGTTCGTGCGCCGCTACGAAGGCAACGCTTCGCCTATAAGTATCTGCCGACTCATCTATAAGACAGGGCTGGGCTGGCGGACGCTGATGGCACGGACGCTCCTGCAGCGGCTTCAGAGCGACGGACGTTCAATCCCTGCGGACCTTCGGGGTGCATTGGAAATTTATGCCGCGCCCAAGGCACTACGCCTGATCCAGCTTTTGGCATTGGGTTGGCGACGCAAAAATGTGCCCTTGATGCGGGTGCTGGAAATCTTGCTGGGGGTCTTCGTGAAACCCATCAGCAGCCGGAACATAACCAACTGA
- a CDS encoding glycosyltransferase family 2 protein: MSVAAVVVSYNRLDYLKKCLAALEQQTRPLDEIIVIENGSTDGSAEYIRDSHPTVTMFETGANLGGAGGFAWGVEIALAHGHDAAWLMDDDAEPELDALAPLMEKFESMAPRPAFLASLVTAGRGEFNPRNPPVVSRDAHKQVRASELGGIAIDAATFVGVLINLQVAAATHLPFKDFFIWIDDSEYTHRLSKMGFAMTVKESQVNHPVAKGIGEDMGSRLFFHVRNSLWYIRERGFPLGTNVFDVLLLIQHSLHQGLAARSKKDWFVAVAKGYGQGFFTKPTRQMPGELLATLTTEARERINC; the protein is encoded by the coding sequence ATGTCCGTAGCTGCTGTCGTCGTCTCTTACAACCGTCTTGACTACCTGAAGAAGTGCCTGGCGGCTCTGGAACAGCAGACGAGGCCGCTCGATGAAATCATCGTCATTGAGAACGGATCCACCGACGGAAGCGCAGAGTACATACGCGACTCACACCCGACTGTCACGATGTTTGAGACAGGTGCCAATCTCGGTGGAGCCGGGGGCTTCGCCTGGGGAGTGGAGATTGCTCTTGCCCACGGCCATGATGCAGCGTGGCTCATGGACGACGACGCTGAACCCGAATTGGACGCACTGGCGCCGTTGATGGAAAAGTTCGAGTCCATGGCGCCCCGTCCCGCGTTCCTTGCGTCACTCGTGACGGCGGGCCGGGGGGAGTTCAATCCCAGGAATCCCCCCGTAGTGAGCCGGGACGCTCATAAGCAGGTACGGGCCAGCGAACTGGGCGGTATCGCCATTGATGCCGCGACCTTCGTGGGCGTGCTGATCAACCTTCAGGTTGCCGCCGCCACGCATCTGCCGTTCAAGGACTTCTTTATCTGGATTGATGACTCCGAATACACCCATCGACTGTCCAAGATGGGCTTCGCGATGACCGTCAAGGAGAGCCAAGTCAACCACCCGGTTGCCAAGGGCATTGGAGAGGACATGGGATCACGGCTGTTCTTCCATGTCAGAAACAGCCTTTGGTACATCCGGGAACGGGGATTCCCGCTGGGTACCAATGTGTTCGATGTTCTGTTGTTGATCCAGCATTCTCTGCACCAGGGACTGGCCGCCCGGAGTAAGAAGGACTGGTTTGTGGCGGTTGCCAAGGGTTATGGGCAGGGTTTCTTCACCAAACCCACCCGTCAGATGCCCGGTGAACTGCTGGCCACCCTTACCACCGAGGCCCGGGAACGCATCAACTGCTGA
- a CDS encoding polysaccharide biosynthesis C-terminal domain-containing protein yields MALNAYKGTSKEQNRMKAIAAALARLAKFALTVGLGTVVGLIAIPVITDVVGSGLWAILALVQSLATLFGVLVAFGWGTVGPSMVASLPAAERPQLFADSLVTRSYLYLLTAPIMGCVMIALQPAHAAFVFLASLTYLLPFLGASWYFIGEAKPTRLFLADALPQLAGTVAGLFVLTNTRDLTLMVLTQLLFSLFAVAISAVVVLGSAKSTLSFDFSIRGSWSRMQLQRHGVITAATGSLYVNLPILAVTILIPSHLDVYAFADRLFRYGAVAFSPVLQFIQGWIPEGGVRDQKHRIRRAAQAAPLIGVAGGLALAILGPFAAQVLVKDPIPFGTSLSVPIGVAFAAVALSQVLGLACLVAVGRARDLARSTLIGALAGAPMIVAGALSLGVVGVAWAVAISEALVAAYQLVVLRRHMRG; encoded by the coding sequence TTGGCGCTCAACGCTTACAAAGGCACGTCGAAGGAACAGAACCGCATGAAAGCAATTGCCGCAGCGCTGGCCAGGTTGGCGAAGTTTGCCCTGACCGTTGGCCTCGGCACCGTCGTCGGACTAATAGCTATTCCTGTCATCACCGACGTTGTCGGGTCCGGGCTGTGGGCCATCCTTGCGCTGGTGCAATCGCTGGCCACCCTGTTCGGTGTACTGGTCGCCTTTGGATGGGGAACCGTCGGACCGTCGATGGTCGCGTCGCTGCCAGCGGCCGAACGTCCGCAACTTTTCGCGGACTCACTCGTAACGCGCTCCTATCTCTACTTGTTGACGGCACCAATCATGGGCTGCGTCATGATTGCTTTGCAGCCGGCCCATGCCGCCTTTGTCTTCCTGGCCTCCCTGACGTATCTTCTCCCCTTCCTTGGGGCCTCTTGGTACTTTATCGGCGAGGCAAAGCCAACACGCCTCTTTCTGGCTGACGCGCTGCCGCAGTTGGCCGGTACGGTTGCTGGACTTTTCGTTCTTACGAACACGAGAGATTTGACTCTCATGGTGCTGACGCAACTGCTGTTCAGCCTGTTTGCCGTAGCGATCAGCGCAGTCGTGGTGCTGGGCTCGGCTAAGTCGACCCTGAGCTTCGACTTCTCCATCCGTGGGTCCTGGTCGCGCATGCAGTTGCAACGGCACGGAGTCATCACTGCGGCGACTGGGAGCCTCTACGTGAATTTGCCGATTCTTGCCGTCACAATCCTGATTCCGTCCCATTTGGACGTGTACGCCTTCGCGGACCGGCTGTTCCGATACGGCGCCGTAGCTTTCTCGCCCGTTCTCCAATTTATTCAGGGTTGGATACCGGAAGGTGGCGTACGGGACCAGAAGCATAGAATCCGGCGTGCAGCCCAGGCCGCGCCCTTGATTGGGGTGGCAGGCGGTCTGGCCCTGGCGATCCTTGGCCCGTTTGCGGCTCAAGTTCTTGTCAAAGATCCCATCCCATTCGGCACAAGCCTCAGCGTACCGATCGGAGTGGCTTTTGCAGCGGTGGCGCTATCACAGGTGCTGGGACTGGCTTGCCTTGTAGCAGTTGGACGGGCACGGGACCTAGCGAGATCGACACTCATCGGCGCCCTGGCAGGTGCCCCGATGATCGTAGCGGGAGCACTCAGCCTTGGTGTGGTGGGGGTGGCCTGGGCCGTCGCCATATCCGAAGCCCTTGTTGCGGCTTACCAGCTTGTGGTACTCCGTCGACACATGCGGGGCTAA
- a CDS encoding DUF6541 family protein, translating to MIPGFTVGMAARLGATRAAAAAPSVSVSIIAVAAILAPFAGIAWSLLPVVAVTIGVAAVALAVSLLLRKRAGAVDAGLKDNPGHWILASLAALAIAAVMIGRRLLNAAGSPESFSQTFDNVFHLNAVRYILDTGSGSSLTLNAMTGAGSYPAAWHDLVSLLVGIGGGDITASVNVMNIVVASFVWPLGCIYLAQAIWGRRPAVSITAGIASAAFGAFPISLLDFGVLYPNFLALALLPMVIALGLDALGLSAVSSRSRLLSLFLLLAALPGMALAHPSAAMAWLALMLPPALYVYTRIFTTTVATRRGKERIIVSTALALGFVVAVVLLRVLWDAVRPPAEAAFWPPVESTGQAIGEVISSSAIGRPVAWGIMLLTLIGIYLTFRSGRQLWLLGTYAVAAFLFVVVSSFPADDFRLFLTGIWYNDPPRLAALLPVVTIPLACRGAVAVWNQLSILVAKGAGLIRGRSVRPTAPVTGGKTLRPEMLGAVAATVMVLALIVATQRGNVSQAEASMAGSYRLSENSPLISSDEMALIKRLPGEVPQDALMVGNPWNGSSLAYAFADRKLVQLHILSAVPQGATPLLNGPAPAKDDPAVCPTVESLKIEYILDFGHREVHGRDSGYKGLDALIAAGMATLEDSQGEAKLYKLDLCPSPPA from the coding sequence ATGATTCCCGGATTCACCGTCGGCATGGCCGCGCGACTGGGTGCCACCCGGGCCGCCGCCGCTGCTCCCTCTGTGAGCGTCTCAATAATTGCTGTGGCTGCAATCCTGGCACCCTTCGCTGGAATTGCCTGGTCGCTCCTGCCGGTGGTCGCCGTAACCATTGGGGTGGCCGCCGTAGCTCTTGCGGTGTCCCTCCTGCTCAGGAAGCGGGCCGGTGCGGTTGATGCGGGGTTGAAGGACAATCCGGGCCACTGGATCCTTGCCTCTTTGGCGGCATTGGCCATCGCAGCCGTCATGATTGGTCGTCGGCTGTTGAACGCCGCCGGTTCCCCGGAGTCGTTTTCCCAAACCTTCGACAATGTGTTCCACCTGAACGCTGTGCGGTACATTCTCGACACCGGCTCCGGCTCGTCCCTCACGCTTAATGCGATGACGGGGGCCGGTTCCTATCCCGCCGCCTGGCACGACCTGGTCTCCCTGCTCGTCGGCATTGGGGGAGGGGACATCACGGCATCCGTAAACGTCATGAATATTGTCGTGGCCTCCTTCGTCTGGCCGCTTGGGTGCATTTATCTCGCACAGGCCATTTGGGGGCGCCGTCCGGCCGTCAGCATCACTGCAGGCATTGCATCTGCTGCATTCGGCGCTTTTCCAATTTCCCTCTTGGACTTCGGTGTCCTGTACCCGAATTTTCTTGCGCTTGCCCTCCTGCCTATGGTGATTGCCTTGGGACTGGACGCACTTGGCCTGTCTGCCGTATCCAGCCGATCCAGGCTCCTGAGCCTGTTCCTGCTGCTTGCGGCTCTTCCGGGTATGGCACTTGCCCACCCAAGCGCCGCCATGGCGTGGCTGGCACTGATGTTGCCCCCGGCCCTCTACGTATACACCCGCATTTTCACGACTACGGTTGCAACCCGGCGGGGCAAGGAACGAATCATCGTTTCAACGGCCCTGGCACTCGGCTTCGTTGTCGCCGTCGTACTGCTCCGAGTCTTGTGGGACGCGGTGCGTCCTCCAGCCGAGGCTGCGTTCTGGCCGCCGGTAGAGTCGACGGGGCAGGCAATTGGAGAGGTGATCTCCAGCTCAGCAATTGGCCGTCCAGTTGCGTGGGGCATCATGCTCCTGACGCTGATCGGCATTTACTTAACTTTCCGGTCCGGGCGGCAGCTGTGGCTGCTGGGAACCTATGCGGTGGCTGCTTTTCTCTTCGTTGTGGTCAGCTCCTTTCCGGCTGACGACTTCCGGCTTTTCCTCACTGGCATCTGGTACAACGACCCTCCCCGGCTGGCGGCTCTCCTGCCCGTGGTGACGATTCCGCTTGCGTGCAGGGGTGCCGTCGCGGTGTGGAATCAGCTGTCCATCCTCGTGGCAAAGGGCGCCGGCCTGATAAGGGGCCGTTCTGTCCGGCCTACCGCGCCTGTGACGGGCGGGAAGACTTTGCGGCCGGAGATGTTGGGCGCCGTGGCGGCTACCGTCATGGTTTTGGCTTTGATTGTGGCGACTCAACGCGGCAATGTCAGCCAAGCCGAAGCGTCAATGGCAGGGTCTTACCGGTTGTCCGAGAACTCACCGCTGATCTCCAGCGACGAGATGGCGCTCATCAAGCGCTTGCCAGGCGAAGTGCCCCAGGACGCCCTTATGGTGGGCAATCCATGGAACGGAAGTTCCCTCGCGTACGCCTTTGCCGACCGGAAGCTCGTCCAACTCCACATCCTCAGCGCCGTTCCCCAAGGTGCAACTCCTTTGCTTAACGGTCCTGCTCCGGCCAAGGACGATCCCGCCGTATGCCCGACAGTTGAAAGCCTGAAGATCGAATACATCCTCGACTTCGGGCACCGGGAAGTCCATGGAAGGGACAGTGGCTATAAAGGACTGGACGCCCTCATAGCTGCAGGCATGGCCACACTCGAAGACTCCCAGGGTGAGGCGAAGCTCTACAAACTCGACCTGTGCCCTTCCCCTCCTGCGTAG
- a CDS encoding ABC transporter ATP-binding protein, giving the protein MVNAIEVSDISKQFVLRHTRSIKEAVVWLVKGRKGDLSEKFHALKNVSLNVEAGETVALLGLNGSGKSTLLKHISGVMLPDSGTVKTRGRVAGLIEVGAGFHPDLSGRDNVFLNGAILGMTEQQIKDRFDDIVEFSEIGQFIDTEVKFYSSGMYLRLAFSVAVHTDPEVFLIDEILAVGDEPFQRKCIDKIQELAQDGKTLVVVSHDLDLVSRICKRGVLLKHGEMIYDGPIHEAVGLLRN; this is encoded by the coding sequence GTGGTCAACGCAATTGAAGTCTCTGACATCAGCAAGCAATTCGTCCTCCGCCATACGCGATCCATCAAGGAAGCCGTCGTTTGGCTCGTCAAGGGGCGCAAAGGGGATCTTTCGGAGAAGTTCCACGCGCTAAAGAACGTTTCTCTCAACGTCGAGGCGGGGGAAACAGTGGCGCTGCTGGGCCTGAACGGTTCCGGCAAGTCCACTCTGCTCAAGCATATTTCGGGGGTCATGCTTCCTGATTCAGGAACAGTAAAAACAAGGGGCAGGGTGGCGGGACTGATCGAAGTCGGCGCGGGCTTCCACCCGGACCTCTCCGGACGCGACAACGTGTTCCTTAACGGCGCCATCCTGGGAATGACCGAGCAGCAGATCAAGGACCGGTTCGACGACATTGTCGAGTTTTCCGAGATTGGCCAGTTCATAGATACCGAGGTCAAGTTCTACTCGTCCGGAATGTACCTGCGGCTCGCCTTTTCCGTTGCTGTGCACACAGACCCTGAGGTTTTCCTGATCGATGAGATCCTCGCAGTAGGAGATGAGCCTTTCCAACGGAAGTGCATCGACAAAATCCAGGAATTGGCGCAGGACGGCAAGACCTTGGTCGTGGTGAGCCATGACTTGGATCTTGTGTCGAGGATCTGCAAACGGGGTGTTCTCCTCAAACACGGAGAAATGATTTACGACGGGCCGATACATGAGGCTGTCGGCCTGTTGCGCAATTGA
- a CDS encoding ABC transporter permease: protein MSEVASGELTTPGLGGGLRDIRQSGFLLKLLVRKELKVRYRGSVLGLLWSYVKPGVQFIVFYVALGVFLGLERSARNPEGLANYAVYLFSGIVLINFFSEALGNAARSIVNNGNLIKKIYLPRELFPVASVWVSAVHFFPQLVVLVVGCLFAGWHPNVFQLLAAVAGFAIVALLATGLGLLFGAANVYFRDSENLVDMLLMVATWASPVMYAWSMVQEKLGSGWFAVYQANPITIGVELFHYAFWFPTTDGSVAMPPNLFSLWLVVGIGVALAILVLGQFTFRRLEGRFAQEL, encoded by the coding sequence GTGAGTGAAGTCGCATCCGGGGAGTTGACCACGCCCGGACTGGGTGGTGGCCTCCGGGATATAAGGCAGTCAGGCTTCCTTCTTAAGCTGCTGGTACGGAAAGAGCTCAAGGTACGCTACCGAGGGTCTGTCCTGGGCCTGCTCTGGTCGTATGTGAAGCCTGGAGTGCAGTTCATCGTCTTCTACGTGGCTCTCGGGGTTTTTCTGGGCCTGGAACGAAGCGCACGGAACCCCGAAGGGTTGGCCAACTACGCCGTCTACCTGTTTTCGGGCATTGTGCTAATCAACTTCTTTTCCGAAGCACTGGGAAATGCAGCCAGGTCCATCGTCAACAACGGAAACCTCATCAAGAAGATCTATCTTCCGCGCGAACTCTTTCCTGTGGCGTCCGTTTGGGTTTCGGCTGTGCACTTCTTCCCGCAGCTGGTGGTGCTCGTCGTCGGGTGTCTCTTCGCCGGATGGCATCCCAACGTTTTTCAGCTGCTCGCGGCGGTGGCCGGCTTTGCAATCGTTGCCCTCCTTGCCACGGGCCTGGGTCTTCTGTTCGGCGCCGCCAACGTCTACTTCCGTGACTCCGAGAACCTGGTGGACATGCTCCTGATGGTCGCCACCTGGGCTTCCCCCGTGATGTATGCCTGGTCCATGGTTCAGGAGAAGCTGGGGTCGGGATGGTTTGCCGTCTACCAGGCGAATCCGATCACGATCGGCGTGGAGCTCTTTCATTACGCGTTCTGGTTCCCGACGACTGACGGTTCCGTCGCCATGCCCCCCAATCTTTTTAGTCTTTGGCTGGTGGTTGGGATCGGCGTTGCCTTGGCGATCCTCGTCCTGGGCCAATTCACTTTCCGGCGCCTTGAGGGCCGTTTCGCGCAGGAGCTCTAA
- a CDS encoding glycosyltransferase: MSVPTDNKTKNTVRADAVKDRGAWQTLQRVILPSASQMDTVPLYMDMGTATGIQLPTAGDRDGKTAKPRTISSPTKEAHVEDFLSRHSTSVRSGERVSFGTYFNAFPASYWRRWTTVDKIRLQVRTQGAGSVIVYKSNARGSLQRVDTRRVEGNAESTFELSLAPFGDGGWYWFDLLAGTEPLIMLDAEWQGPAVETTPGSVTLQITTLNKTDFCLNNLRLLADSEEALAHVQEILIVDQGTQKLSDAEGFDDVKRSLRGKLRIINQSNLGGSGGFARGMFEAVENGSDYALLMDDDVVVEPESIIRLLTFADRCKTPTLVGGHMFDLYNRTVLHTFGEVVNPYRFQPSLPSEDMILGHDFLSSNLRQTPWLHRRCDVDYNGWWMCLIPTQVIREIGLSLPLFIKWDDSEYGLRAKAAGYPTVSLPGSAVWHVSWIDKDDLVGWQAYFHARNRVVAALLHSPYEFGGRVIKESQYADVKHLVSMQYATAQGRQWALEDVLKGPESLPGLLPAKLPQIREMMAAHSDAVFRPDPEDFPAPKMDKPPRRGHGPSQPGKLTLLPWAAKTVVRQLASPVKGTSAERPQTTIAHQDNRWWRMAQYDSAVVSNAEGTGASWYRRDPKQLRKMLAESARLHSALLKEWPALSRKYKAAVSDLTSMESWRKTFEQHTQNEIK, translated from the coding sequence ATGAGCGTCCCTACCGACAACAAGACGAAGAACACCGTGAGGGCTGACGCTGTTAAGGACCGGGGAGCGTGGCAGACGCTTCAGCGTGTGATCCTGCCCAGTGCCAGCCAGATGGACACGGTGCCCCTCTATATGGACATGGGCACCGCGACGGGCATTCAGTTGCCCACCGCCGGCGACCGCGACGGTAAGACCGCGAAGCCCCGGACCATCAGCAGCCCCACCAAAGAAGCGCACGTTGAAGACTTCCTTTCGCGGCACTCAACGTCTGTCCGTTCCGGCGAACGGGTGTCTTTCGGCACCTACTTCAACGCTTTCCCCGCCAGCTACTGGCGTCGGTGGACGACAGTAGACAAGATCCGGCTCCAGGTCCGGACCCAGGGCGCCGGCTCGGTTATCGTCTACAAGTCGAACGCCCGCGGTTCCCTGCAGCGGGTGGACACCCGCCGGGTTGAAGGCAACGCGGAGAGCACGTTTGAACTTTCACTGGCGCCCTTCGGCGACGGCGGGTGGTACTGGTTCGACCTGCTGGCCGGAACCGAGCCCTTGATCATGCTCGACGCGGAATGGCAGGGTCCGGCGGTCGAAACAACGCCGGGGTCCGTCACGCTCCAGATCACCACCCTGAACAAAACGGATTTCTGCCTCAACAACCTGCGGCTCCTTGCCGACAGCGAAGAAGCGCTGGCCCACGTGCAGGAAATCCTGATTGTTGACCAGGGCACACAGAAACTTTCCGACGCTGAGGGGTTCGACGACGTCAAGCGTTCCCTCAGGGGCAAGCTCCGCATCATCAACCAGTCCAACCTGGGCGGTTCGGGCGGGTTTGCGCGGGGCATGTTCGAGGCTGTCGAGAACGGCAGCGACTACGCCCTGTTGATGGACGATGACGTTGTTGTTGAGCCTGAGAGCATCATTCGCCTTCTGACGTTCGCGGACCGGTGCAAGACTCCGACCCTCGTCGGAGGGCACATGTTCGACCTCTACAACCGGACGGTCCTGCACACCTTCGGCGAAGTGGTAAACCCTTACCGGTTCCAGCCTTCGCTACCCAGCGAGGACATGATCCTGGGCCACGACTTCCTGTCGTCCAACCTTCGCCAAACCCCGTGGCTGCATCGGCGTTGCGACGTCGATTACAACGGCTGGTGGATGTGCCTGATCCCCACCCAGGTAATCCGGGAGATCGGACTCTCACTCCCGCTGTTCATCAAGTGGGACGATTCCGAATATGGGCTGCGGGCCAAGGCGGCCGGATACCCCACGGTGTCGTTACCGGGCTCAGCTGTTTGGCACGTGTCCTGGATTGACAAGGACGACCTCGTTGGCTGGCAGGCCTACTTCCACGCCCGCAACAGGGTGGTGGCCGCCCTCCTTCACAGTCCCTACGAGTTCGGCGGCAGGGTCATCAAGGAGTCGCAATACGCTGACGTCAAGCATCTGGTGTCCATGCAGTACGCCACGGCCCAGGGCCGGCAATGGGCCCTGGAGGATGTGTTGAAGGGGCCGGAATCACTGCCCGGGCTGCTGCCAGCCAAGCTGCCACAGATCCGCGAGATGATGGCCGCACATTCGGATGCAGTCTTCCGTCCTGATCCGGAAGACTTTCCGGCGCCAAAGATGGACAAACCGCCGCGGCGGGGCCACGGCCCGTCGCAGCCTGGCAAGCTGACCCTTCTTCCATGGGCGGCCAAGACTGTCGTTCGGCAGTTGGCAAGCCCGGTCAAGGGCACCAGTGCAGAGCGTCCTCAGACAACGATTGCGCACCAGGACAACCGGTGGTGGCGCATGGCCCAGTACGACAGCGCTGTGGTGTCCAACGCTGAAGGCACCGGAGCCTCCTGGTACCGCCGGGATCCCAAGCAGTTGCGGAAGATGCTGGCAGAGAGCGCGCGGCTTCACTCTGCCCTGCTCAAGGAGTGGCCCGCGCTCAGCAGGAAATACAAAGCTGCCGTGTCGGACCTCACTTCTATGGAGTCCTGGAGGAAGACGTTCGAGCAGCATACCCAGAACGAGATCAAGTGA